A genomic segment from Desulfurispirillum indicum S5 encodes:
- a CDS encoding sulfite exporter TauE/SafE family protein: MGLEILVMYVAVGLIAGLLAGLLGIGGGVVIVPLLVWCFLRQGIQPDHIMHLALGTSLASIIFTSISSFLSHHRRGAVDWTIVRRIVPGILVGTFLGTMVASQLSSNFLKGFFCLFLYTIATQIILNKKPKASRQLPGNAGMFATGSTIGAVSSFVGIGGGSLSVPFMLWCNVTAHRAIGTSAAIGLPIAVAGAIGYIVNNLQVTGLPAYSIGYVYLPALAGIVCASVLTAPLGARLAHSLPVDRLKRFFAIFLYVVATRMAWELVA, translated from the coding sequence ATGGGACTGGAAATTCTCGTGATGTATGTGGCGGTGGGACTGATTGCCGGACTCCTGGCAGGGCTGCTTGGTATCGGCGGCGGGGTGGTGATCGTCCCCCTGCTGGTATGGTGTTTTCTGCGGCAGGGTATTCAGCCCGACCATATCATGCATCTGGCCCTGGGCACCTCCCTGGCCAGCATCATCTTCACATCCATCTCCAGCTTTCTGTCGCACCATCGCCGTGGTGCCGTTGACTGGACCATCGTGCGCCGGATAGTGCCGGGAATTCTGGTGGGAACCTTCCTGGGCACCATGGTGGCCTCGCAGCTTTCCAGCAACTTCCTCAAGGGTTTTTTCTGCCTCTTCCTGTACACCATCGCCACCCAGATCATCCTCAATAAAAAACCGAAGGCGTCACGTCAGCTGCCTGGCAATGCCGGAATGTTCGCCACCGGCTCGACCATCGGGGCCGTATCCAGCTTTGTCGGCATCGGCGGAGGCTCACTCTCGGTACCGTTCATGCTGTGGTGCAATGTCACCGCCCACCGCGCCATCGGCACATCGGCGGCTATCGGCCTGCCCATCGCCGTTGCCGGAGCCATCGGCTACATCGTCAACAATCTCCAGGTCACCGGCCTGCCCGCCTACAGCATCGGCTACGTCTATCTGCCAGCTCTGGCGGGCATTGTCTGCGCCAGTGTGCTGACCGCCCCCCTGGGCGCGCGCCTGGCCCACTCCCTGCCCGTCGATCGCCTCAAACGCTTTTTCGCCATCTTCCTCTATGTGGTTGCCACCAGGATGGCCTGGGAGCTGGTCGCCTGA
- a CDS encoding SH3 domain-containing C40 family peptidase, with amino-acid sequence MFLTRALLLILLLLFTTWGCAGRQPVVIADLERYPQYVQAYLGAGSEARLAGSVEQQRFASEYLDFYFAPWEDGGPHAEYNEEGELVSPFWGIEIALKNPGYGENRLPNDPAWIEHLIAEMDVMHYPSRSAAAITVRETHVRVFPTHKPRFYDFSRAGEGYPFDYWQDSLLFANTPVRIEHMSRTGDWLFVQAPYVRGWVRAQDVALVDEHQRRILRQGPFMVMVRDQVPLYDEAGSYMIHGRVGGLYPVAGDGALLVALRDVHGQAHLEKASVPAVDMAPFPLPLTAQNIARVADAMAAEKYGWGGMYGNRDCSAFLRDIFTSFGVWLPRNSYQQAHFVEENLIDLSAMKPAERERFIRENAVPFMTLLWMRGHVMLYIGEHEGQPMAVHDAWGVRTRSWGREGRAIMGGVVITTLRPGRELSSVRSDALLISRIQGMRVLP; translated from the coding sequence ATGTTTTTGACGCGCGCGCTTCTTCTGATACTTCTTCTGCTCTTCACCACCTGGGGCTGTGCCGGCCGCCAGCCTGTGGTTATCGCCGATCTGGAACGCTACCCCCAATATGTTCAGGCGTATCTGGGCGCGGGCTCTGAAGCGCGGCTGGCAGGGTCTGTCGAACAGCAGCGCTTCGCTTCCGAGTACCTGGATTTCTATTTCGCTCCCTGGGAGGACGGTGGCCCGCACGCTGAATACAATGAGGAGGGTGAGCTGGTGAGTCCCTTCTGGGGCATAGAGATTGCCCTGAAGAATCCCGGCTACGGCGAAAACCGCTTGCCAAACGATCCGGCCTGGATAGAGCACCTGATTGCCGAGATGGACGTCATGCACTACCCCTCCCGCTCGGCTGCGGCCATCACGGTGCGCGAAACCCATGTGCGGGTCTTCCCCACCCACAAGCCGCGCTTTTATGATTTTTCCCGTGCGGGAGAGGGGTATCCCTTCGATTACTGGCAGGACTCCCTGCTTTTTGCCAATACCCCGGTGCGCATTGAGCACATGAGCCGTACCGGCGACTGGCTCTTTGTGCAGGCACCCTATGTGCGGGGCTGGGTGCGGGCTCAGGATGTGGCCCTGGTGGATGAACATCAGCGTCGGATTCTGCGGCAGGGGCCGTTTATGGTGATGGTTCGCGACCAGGTGCCGCTGTACGATGAGGCTGGGAGCTATATGATCCATGGTCGCGTGGGCGGGCTGTACCCTGTGGCTGGCGATGGCGCTCTGCTGGTGGCCCTGCGGGATGTTCACGGTCAGGCGCACCTTGAGAAGGCTTCCGTGCCGGCGGTGGATATGGCTCCCTTTCCGCTGCCGCTGACAGCGCAGAATATCGCCCGCGTGGCCGATGCCATGGCCGCAGAGAAGTATGGCTGGGGGGGGATGTATGGCAACCGCGATTGCTCAGCTTTCCTGCGGGATATTTTTACCAGCTTCGGGGTGTGGTTGCCCCGCAACTCCTATCAGCAGGCGCACTTCGTGGAGGAGAATCTCATTGACCTGAGCGCCATGAAGCCCGCCGAGCGAGAACGCTTTATTCGGGAAAACGCGGTGCCCTTCATGACGCTGCTGTGGATGCGTGGCCACGTCATGCTCTATATCGGTGAGCACGAGGGGCAGCCCATGGCGGTACACGATGCCTGGGGTGTGCGCACCCGCTCCTGGGGTCGGGAAGGCCGGGCCATCATGGGAGGCGTGGTGATCACCACGCTGCGTCCGGGACGCGAGCTCTCCAGTGTCCGCTCCGATGCTCTTCTGATCAGCCGCATCCAGGGAATGCGTGTGCTCCCCTGA
- the trpD gene encoding anthranilate phosphoribosyltransferase — MRYYSGNLTSTGVPMLRPSIEKVLAGKDLSRQEASEVFNAIMDGQCSEIQMAAFLTGLRMKGESRDEIVAATTAMRSRSIHVPIDHRRNRVLDTCGTGGDGTNTFNISTTVALLLSAHGGIKVAKHGNVSNSSKSGSADLIRALGVHMDATPQHIATSLEQCNLGFIFAANHHPAMKYAAPVRRGLGIRTIFNILGPLTNPAGAPYQLMGVFDPQILETLAEVLLELGSRRVVLVSGMDGMDEVTLCADTKVVIGTAGDIRTMEFNPETIGFHKVVPDEIRGDTPEVNRDIALGILKGSISGARRDIVILNAAFALYAAEITDDIREGVEIARGLLDSGKAWEACQRFVEFNRSSE, encoded by the coding sequence ATGCGATATTATTCCGGCAACCTGACAAGTACCGGAGTTCCCATGCTGCGACCATCCATCGAAAAAGTTCTGGCCGGAAAGGATCTGAGCCGCCAGGAGGCCAGCGAGGTCTTCAACGCCATCATGGATGGCCAGTGCTCGGAAATCCAGATGGCCGCCTTCCTCACCGGCCTGCGCATGAAGGGCGAAAGCCGCGATGAAATCGTCGCCGCCACCACCGCCATGCGTTCACGCTCCATCCACGTCCCCATCGACCACCGCCGGAACCGTGTGCTGGACACCTGCGGCACCGGCGGCGACGGCACCAATACCTTCAACATTTCCACCACCGTGGCCCTGCTGCTCAGCGCCCATGGCGGCATAAAGGTGGCCAAACACGGCAACGTCTCCAACTCCAGCAAGAGTGGCAGCGCCGACCTCATCCGCGCCCTCGGCGTCCATATGGACGCCACGCCTCAGCATATTGCCACCTCGCTGGAGCAGTGCAACCTGGGCTTTATCTTTGCCGCCAACCACCACCCCGCCATGAAATACGCCGCCCCTGTGCGACGCGGGCTGGGCATCCGCACCATCTTCAATATCCTCGGCCCCCTCACCAACCCCGCGGGCGCGCCCTACCAGCTCATGGGCGTCTTCGATCCCCAGATCCTGGAAACCCTGGCCGAAGTCCTGCTGGAACTTGGCTCCAGACGGGTGGTGCTGGTCAGCGGCATGGATGGCATGGATGAAGTGACCCTGTGCGCCGACACCAAGGTGGTCATCGGCACGGCAGGCGACATCCGCACCATGGAGTTCAACCCCGAGACCATCGGCTTCCACAAGGTGGTCCCCGATGAGATTCGGGGAGACACCCCCGAAGTGAACCGGGACATCGCCCTGGGTATCCTGAAGGGCAGCATCAGCGGCGCGCGCCGGGATATCGTCATCCTCAACGCCGCCTTCGCCCTCTACGCCGCCGAAATCACCGATGACATCCGCGAAGGTGTGGAAATCGCCCGGGGACTGCTGGACAGCGGTAAGGCCTGGGAAGCCTGCCAGCGCTTTGTGGAGTTTAACCGCAGCAGTGAATAA
- the trpC gene encoding indole-3-glycerol phosphate synthase TrpC: MLTTILQHKQQEIADRIHQLDTWKAQAADRSDFRSLVTAMHSGDIAILAEVKKASPSKGLICADFDPVAIARAYEQGGAAAISVLTDERFFQGSSPYLSAVRQAVSLPVLRKDFIIHPSQVYEAAAIGADAILLIGEALEAPQAQELYDLASEIGLDVLFEVHHQDQLVKLPTNFGGLLGVNNRDLSTFHVDLQTSVTIAHATGRAVVCESGIGGRDDIESMTRQGIRMFLIGEYLVKQPDRAAALRQLMGQS, from the coding sequence ATGCTCACCACCATCCTCCAGCACAAACAACAGGAAATCGCCGACCGCATTCACCAGCTCGATACCTGGAAGGCTCAGGCTGCCGACCGCAGCGACTTCCGCTCCCTGGTCACGGCCATGCACAGCGGAGATATCGCCATTCTGGCCGAGGTGAAAAAGGCCAGCCCCTCCAAGGGGCTTATCTGCGCTGACTTCGATCCCGTCGCCATTGCCCGCGCTTACGAGCAGGGCGGTGCCGCCGCCATCAGTGTCTTGACCGACGAGCGCTTCTTCCAGGGCAGCAGCCCGTATCTCAGCGCCGTGCGCCAGGCCGTCAGCCTGCCCGTCCTGCGCAAGGATTTCATCATCCACCCCTCCCAGGTCTATGAAGCAGCTGCCATCGGAGCCGATGCCATTCTGCTCATCGGCGAAGCCCTGGAAGCCCCCCAGGCCCAGGAACTCTACGACCTGGCAAGCGAAATCGGCCTGGATGTGCTCTTTGAAGTCCACCACCAGGACCAGCTGGTCAAACTGCCCACCAACTTCGGCGGCCTGCTGGGCGTCAATAACCGCGACCTCTCCACCTTCCATGTGGACTTGCAGACCTCCGTCACCATCGCCCACGCTACGGGCCGGGCCGTGGTCTGTGAAAGCGGCATCGGCGGACGAGACGATATTGAATCCATGACCCGTCAGGGCATCCGCATGTTCCTCATCGGCGAATACCTCGTCAAGCAGCCGGACCGCGCCGCCGCCCTGCGTCAGCTCATGGGACAGAGCTGA
- a CDS encoding phosphoribosylanthranilate isomerase, translating to MTRVKICGIRDTQTAQHCVRLGVNALGFVHYPDSPRFISPAHTAAIVKALPPFVETVSLVVKQAPREAAAMAREAGTSIIQYYGTIAQYLELRQLFARTIFTTADATIAHELMNTHPESWLLFDGQTPHYGGAGVQADWSEAARLARRTSLILAGGLTPENVAQAIDTVKPYAVDVSSGVEREKGVKCPQRIEDFVKTVYRKR from the coding sequence ATGACACGGGTCAAAATCTGCGGCATCCGCGACACGCAAACCGCCCAGCACTGCGTCCGGCTGGGCGTCAACGCCCTCGGATTTGTCCACTACCCCGACTCACCCCGCTTTATCAGCCCCGCCCACACCGCTGCCATCGTCAAGGCGCTGCCCCCCTTTGTGGAAACTGTCAGCCTCGTGGTGAAACAGGCTCCTCGGGAAGCCGCCGCCATGGCCCGCGAGGCCGGCACCAGCATTATCCAGTACTATGGTACCATTGCCCAATACCTGGAGCTGCGCCAGCTCTTTGCCCGCACCATCTTCACCACCGCCGACGCCACCATCGCCCATGAACTCATGAACACGCACCCTGAAAGCTGGCTGCTCTTCGACGGCCAGACCCCCCACTATGGCGGCGCCGGCGTGCAGGCCGACTGGAGCGAAGCCGCACGGCTGGCCCGCCGCACATCCCTGATACTGGCCGGTGGCCTGACCCCGGAGAACGTGGCCCAGGCCATCGACACCGTGAAACCGTATGCCGTAGACGTCAGCTCAGGCGTAGAGCGTGAAAAAGGCGTGAAGTGCCCGCAGCGGATTGAGGACTTTGTAAAGACCGTTTACCGAAAACGATAA
- a CDS encoding DEAD/DEAH box helicase, which translates to MLFSDLGLSAPILRAVAAEGYTQPTPVQQQAIPAILQGRDIQAGAQTGTGKTAGFTLPMLEILERQAIRGRRHVRALILTPTRELAAQVEESVRTYGKHLSLKSAVIFGGVAMGPQLANLRRGVDIVVATPGRLLDHVQQKSIDLSKVEFLVLDEADRMLDMGFIHDIRKVLALLPKERQNLLFSATFSREITELASSFMKDPVQVEVARRNTAAETVDQVVHLVDRERKRELLSKLISEGKWQQVLVFTRTKHGANRLAQQLEKDGIHSAAIHGNKSQSARTKALADFKKGQVRVLVATDIAARGLDIDELPHVVNFELPNVPEDYVHRIGRTGRAGNCGKACSLVCVDEKQLLKGIEGLLKRDIPQEHIKGFEPDPSIPAEPIQNGRNNRQGQGRARSGAQPAKSARAFPSTSTGARPKSAGSRPARQGASAGKQVKFQGASRDGKPRVFDFRSQ; encoded by the coding sequence ATGTTATTTTCCGATCTTGGCCTTTCGGCCCCGATTCTGCGTGCCGTTGCCGCTGAAGGCTACACGCAGCCAACTCCTGTCCAACAACAGGCTATTCCCGCCATTCTGCAAGGCAGAGACATTCAGGCGGGTGCCCAGACCGGCACTGGCAAAACTGCCGGCTTCACCCTGCCCATGCTGGAAATTCTGGAGCGCCAGGCCATTCGTGGCCGTCGCCATGTGCGCGCCCTCATCCTGACGCCCACCCGCGAACTGGCAGCCCAGGTAGAGGAAAGTGTGCGCACCTATGGCAAGCACCTCTCCCTGAAATCCGCCGTGATCTTCGGTGGGGTTGCCATGGGTCCCCAGCTCGCCAATCTGCGCCGTGGCGTGGACATTGTGGTTGCCACTCCCGGACGCTTGCTGGACCACGTTCAGCAAAAGAGTATTGACCTGTCCAAAGTGGAATTCCTCGTACTCGATGAGGCCGACCGCATGCTGGACATGGGCTTTATCCACGACATCCGCAAGGTTTTGGCCCTGCTGCCCAAAGAGCGCCAGAACCTGCTCTTCTCTGCCACCTTCTCCCGCGAAATCACCGAGCTGGCCAGCAGCTTCATGAAGGATCCGGTGCAGGTGGAAGTGGCCCGTCGCAACACGGCTGCTGAAACCGTTGACCAGGTGGTTCACCTGGTCGACCGCGAGCGCAAGCGCGAGCTGCTTTCCAAGCTTATCAGCGAGGGAAAATGGCAGCAGGTGCTGGTCTTCACCCGCACCAAGCATGGCGCCAACCGCCTGGCCCAGCAGCTGGAAAAAGACGGCATTCACTCCGCTGCCATCCACGGCAACAAGAGCCAGAGTGCTCGCACCAAGGCGCTGGCCGACTTCAAAAAAGGTCAGGTCAGGGTACTGGTGGCCACCGATATTGCCGCCCGTGGACTGGATATTGACGAGTTGCCCCACGTGGTCAACTTTGAACTGCCAAATGTGCCCGAAGACTACGTGCACCGCATCGGCCGCACCGGCCGCGCTGGCAACTGCGGCAAGGCCTGCTCCCTGGTGTGCGTTGATGAAAAACAGCTGCTGAAAGGAATTGAAGGCCTGCTGAAGCGTGACATTCCCCAGGAGCATATCAAGGGTTTTGAACCCGACCCCTCTATCCCGGCTGAGCCCATCCAGAATGGTCGCAATAACCGTCAGGGGCAGGGACGGGCACGCAGTGGAGCGCAGCCCGCGAAAAGCGCCCGCGCGTTCCCCTCAACCTCCACAGGCGCTCGTCCGAAAAGCGCGGGCAGCCGACCCGCCCGTCAGGGAGCCTCTGCCGGCAAGCAGGTCAAATTCCAGGGTGCTTCCCGTGATGGCAAGCCCAGGGTATTTGATTTTCGTTCCCAGTAA
- a CDS encoding tautomerase family protein — protein sequence MPTYTVTAPSGRLNAEQKQNLATAITRAHHDITGAPTYFAQVIFVEVQPGNYFVGGAPLAHDQIFIHGQIRAGRSEEDKRKLIEKILLVCSPAAAAPASALWVYLVDLPAAQMAEFGHILPEPGQEAQWSASLPAADRQRMEAVGKTAQ from the coding sequence ATGCCAACCTATACCGTCACCGCACCCAGCGGCCGCCTCAATGCCGAGCAGAAACAGAACCTCGCCACCGCCATCACCCGTGCCCACCACGACATCACCGGAGCTCCCACCTACTTCGCCCAGGTTATTTTCGTGGAGGTGCAGCCCGGTAATTACTTTGTGGGCGGCGCCCCCCTGGCCCACGACCAGATCTTCATCCACGGACAGATCCGCGCTGGCAGAAGCGAGGAAGACAAACGCAAACTGATTGAAAAGATTCTGCTGGTATGCAGCCCCGCCGCTGCTGCTCCCGCCAGTGCCCTGTGGGTCTATCTGGTGGATTTACCCGCTGCCCAGATGGCCGAATTCGGACACATCCTGCCAGAACCGGGCCAGGAGGCCCAGTGGTCAGCCAGTCTGCCCGCTGCCGATCGCCAGCGCATGGAGGCTGTGGGGAAGACTGCTCAGTGA
- a CDS encoding AAA family ATPase: protein MQSPFAHDRLPRVEEFYGRSRELSRINQAIHHSTNLLIHSKRRMGKSALIRHALAQQANDTLCLYADIFHITSKEGFAQALLDALASAHKGDLKSTIKKLTSLLKRVRVEPAIDPHTLEYTIRPVVATLSFEEMLADFMAGIETIAQQQRIAVAIDEFQQIATIGDVRLDALLRSHIQQHHNITWIFLGSKRHLLTSLFEYSAPLYEMATHVELPPLCLDEIEAYATRHLNIERAQIEHVYTLADGETKLLQNILHLLYLEREHPVTPESIDRALDEIIASKDTSYRMLFDTLSQNQKTALKIVGKQKRAVYNASILQEHHIKKQTLQSAIDALLGREILDRDGDRYFLPDRTLELWVERLSPV from the coding sequence ATGCAGTCGCCCTTTGCCCACGATCGCCTGCCACGCGTCGAAGAGTTTTACGGACGCTCCCGTGAGCTCTCCCGCATCAACCAGGCAATCCACCACAGCACCAACCTTCTGATTCACTCCAAGCGCCGCATGGGCAAAAGCGCGTTGATTCGCCATGCGCTTGCGCAACAGGCAAATGACACTCTGTGCCTCTACGCGGACATTTTTCACATAACCTCCAAAGAAGGCTTTGCCCAGGCACTGCTTGATGCCCTGGCATCTGCCCACAAAGGCGATCTCAAATCCACCATCAAAAAGTTGACATCACTCCTGAAGCGAGTGCGGGTTGAACCAGCCATAGATCCCCACACGCTGGAGTACACCATTCGGCCTGTTGTCGCGACGCTCAGCTTCGAGGAAATGCTGGCCGACTTTATGGCGGGCATTGAAACCATTGCCCAACAACAGCGTATCGCCGTAGCCATTGACGAATTCCAGCAGATCGCCACCATAGGCGACGTCCGGCTCGATGCACTGCTGCGCTCTCACATACAGCAGCACCATAACATTACCTGGATATTCCTTGGCTCCAAGCGCCACCTCCTGACTTCACTCTTTGAGTACAGCGCTCCACTCTACGAAATGGCCACCCACGTTGAGCTCCCCCCGCTCTGCCTGGACGAAATTGAAGCCTACGCAACCCGGCATCTGAACATCGAGCGGGCACAGATCGAACACGTGTATACCCTGGCCGACGGTGAAACCAAACTGTTACAGAATATTCTCCACCTGCTCTACCTGGAAAGGGAACACCCTGTCACACCTGAGAGTATTGACCGGGCCCTGGATGAGATTATTGCTTCCAAAGACACCAGCTACCGCATGCTCTTCGACACCCTCAGCCAGAATCAGAAAACGGCCCTCAAGATTGTCGGAAAACAGAAGCGGGCTGTCTATAACGCCTCAATCCTGCAGGAACACCACATCAAGAAGCAAACCCTGCAATCTGCCATAGACGCACTGCTGGGCAGAGAAATACTCGACCGTGACGGTGACCGCTACTTTCTGCCCGATCGCACCCTGGAGCTCTGGGTGGAAAGGCTCTCACCTGTATAG
- a CDS encoding ABC transporter permease subunit, whose translation MSHGESRFDRLLLYGTGAFCLAAMCIFILWPVVEIFWRSLQGSQGSLSFEHYRSFFQEPRTLRALWRSLYVSVMSTLIAVTLAFLYAYALSRTRVPLRPLWFTIALLPLIAPSFVQALAFIFLFGRNGFITRELLGLRWDGIFGATGIICSEVFYVFPQAFLLLYATLRAGDASLEEAAQSLGHSPWTTFWHVTLPGARYGIAAAAFLVFSLVITDFGNPAAIGGDYQVLATEIYRQFIGLSDFPMASAVSMVLLIPALLAFVMDRYFSRQTFGSISGRARPYSGRLRWSSQALFTSFVIAISAAIVLIYGTLVAASLVHAWGYEYRFSLQHYQFPTVGGLSPIWTSLKVAVISALTGATITFLVAFLIVRGIFARLLSFAIFLPAAIPGLVLGIGYIFAFNTAPLQLTGTASILVVANMVHFLTFAVLVHLANLRQLDASVSEAARSLGAGVTRTIAWVIFPLNWQSFLAAISYLFIQSMVTISAVIFLVSPHVRLASVSILQLLNEGRTQSAAAMSVLLVVVILAVLGMLQVLNWLGRRMMRQKTSSPKYCVA comes from the coding sequence ATGAGCCATGGTGAATCGCGTTTTGATCGCCTGCTCCTCTATGGCACCGGAGCCTTCTGCCTGGCGGCCATGTGCATCTTTATTCTGTGGCCGGTGGTAGAAATATTCTGGCGCAGCCTGCAGGGAAGTCAGGGTTCCCTGAGCTTTGAGCACTATCGCAGCTTTTTTCAGGAACCGCGCACCCTGCGAGCGCTGTGGCGCAGTCTGTACGTCTCGGTGATGAGTACGCTGATTGCGGTGACCTTGGCGTTTCTCTACGCCTATGCCCTGAGTCGCACACGGGTGCCCTTGCGTCCCCTCTGGTTCACCATCGCTCTGCTGCCCCTGATTGCCCCGTCGTTTGTCCAGGCCCTGGCCTTTATCTTTCTCTTCGGTCGCAACGGATTTATCACCCGGGAGCTGCTGGGGCTTCGCTGGGACGGGATCTTCGGCGCGACGGGAATTATCTGCTCGGAAGTCTTCTACGTTTTCCCCCAGGCTTTTCTGCTCCTTTATGCCACTCTGCGGGCTGGTGATGCCAGTCTGGAAGAGGCTGCCCAGAGTCTGGGACACAGTCCCTGGACCACTTTCTGGCATGTGACCTTGCCCGGCGCCCGTTACGGCATAGCCGCCGCTGCATTTCTGGTGTTCAGCCTGGTGATCACCGACTTCGGCAACCCCGCAGCCATCGGTGGCGACTACCAGGTGCTGGCGACAGAGATATACCGTCAGTTCATCGGCCTTTCCGACTTCCCCATGGCGTCAGCGGTCAGTATGGTGCTCCTGATTCCCGCTTTGCTGGCTTTTGTCATGGACCGGTACTTTTCCCGGCAGACTTTTGGCAGCATCAGTGGCAGGGCACGCCCCTACAGTGGCCGCCTGCGCTGGTCCTCCCAGGCGCTCTTCACTTCATTTGTAATTGCTATCAGCGCCGCTATCGTACTTATTTATGGTACTCTGGTTGCCGCCTCACTGGTGCACGCCTGGGGCTATGAATATCGCTTTTCCCTGCAGCACTATCAGTTCCCCACGGTGGGTGGCCTCAGCCCGATCTGGACCAGCCTGAAAGTGGCTGTGATCAGCGCCCTGACGGGAGCGACCATTACTTTCCTGGTAGCTTTTCTGATTGTGCGGGGGATTTTCGCCCGCCTGCTGAGTTTCGCCATTTTTCTGCCCGCCGCCATACCCGGACTGGTTCTGGGAATCGGATACATTTTCGCCTTTAATACGGCTCCTCTGCAGCTGACGGGTACAGCGAGTATCCTGGTGGTTGCCAATATGGTGCATTTCTTGACCTTTGCGGTTCTGGTACACCTTGCCAACCTGCGTCAACTGGACGCCTCGGTAAGTGAAGCCGCGCGAAGCCTGGGGGCGGGAGTAACCCGCACCATCGCCTGGGTTATTTTCCCACTGAACTGGCAGAGTTTTCTGGCCGCCATCAGTTACCTGTTTATTCAGAGTATGGTGACCATCAGTGCCGTTATTTTTCTGGTATCGCCACACGTGCGTCTGGCCAGCGTCTCCATCCTGCAGCTGCTCAATGAAGGACGCACCCAGAGCGCTGCTGCCATGAGTGTACTGCTGGTAGTAGTCATTCTGGCCGTGCTGGGTATGCTGCAGGTACTGAATTGGCTTGGCAGGCGGATGATGAGACAAAAAACCAGCAGTCCGAAATATTGTGTTGCCTGA